From one Pristis pectinata isolate sPriPec2 chromosome 14, sPriPec2.1.pri, whole genome shotgun sequence genomic stretch:
- the mdka gene encoding midkine a isoform X2, which translates to MQLRVLFSLVFVLVVVLMAGGSEAGRNKKERGKKSSSACKEWEWGACEPASGDCGTGLREGTCKENDETKIVKCKVPCNWKKQFGSDCKYKFGNWGECDTETGLKTRNGTLKKALFNAECEQSVKVTKSCDKSKSKAKGKKGKKGM; encoded by the exons ATGCAGCTGCGTGTCCTTTTCTCGCTGGTGTTCGTGCTGGTGGTTGTCCTGATGGCAGGAGGCTCGGAAGCtggaaggaacaagaaag AAAGAGGAAAGAAATCCAGCTCAGCCTGCaaggagtgggagtggggagcGTGTGAGCCCGCATCAGGGGACTGTGGCACTGGGCTTCGTGAAGGAACCTGCAAGGAGAACGATGAGACCAAGATCGTGAAGTGCAAGGTGCCATGTAACTGGAAGAAACAGTTTGGAA GTGACTGCAAGTACAAGTTTGGAAACTGGGGAGAATGTGACACCGAGACTGGCCTCAAGACTCGCAATGGCACCCTAAAGAAGGCTCTGTTCAATGCGGAGTGTGAGCAGTCAGTGAAGGTCACAAAGTCCTGTGATAAATCCAAGTCAAAAGCAAAAG GTAAGAAGGGAAAGAAGGGGATGTGA